The DNA sequence ACAGATCCTGAGCGTGACGCCTTTCGAGCAAATGCCTTTGCTTCAGTTGCTTACCGACATGGCGCCAATCGAAGAACCGACCATCTCCAGTAACCAGACTGGTCTTGCTTTGAAACCTGTCGGACACCACTGACCCAGTCCCATATAATAAATATTGCACCCGCAGTAATCCAGGATTGTTTGCGCAGGAGGATTTCAATGCCCCTCAAAGACAAAGTTGCCGTCATCACCGGAGCCGCAAGCGGCATCGGCAAGGAAATCGCGCACGCCTTCTCGAAGGAGGGCGCGAAAGTCGTTATCGCCGATCTCGATCAGCAAGACGCGGACGCCGTGGCCGATGAGCTCGGCGCGCGGACGCAACGAGCGCTTGGCGTCGCCATGGATGTTACGGACGAGGCGCAGGTGGAAGCCGGCATGACGAAGGCGATCGACGCCTTCGACAGCATCGATGTGCTGGTCAGCAATGCCGGCATTCAGATCGTAGAGGCGCTCGATCAATTCGAATTCAAGCAATGGAAGAAGCTGCTCGCGATCCATCTGGATGGCGCTTTTCTAACGACTCGCGCCGCCTTGCGGCAAATGTACAAGCAAGGCACCGGAGGGAGCATCATTTATATGGGCTCGGTGCACTCCAAGGAGGCATCCAAACTCAAGGCGCCTTATGTCACGGCCAAGCATGGCCTCATCGGGCTGGCCAAGGTAGTCGCCAAGGAGGGTGCGCAACACGGCGTGCGCGCCAATGTTATTTGCCCCGGCTTCGTGCGCACGCCACTCGTCGACAAGCAGATCCCCGAGCAAGCCAAAGAGCTTGGAATTTCAGAGGCAGAGGTGATCAGAAACGTGATGCTCAAAGACACCGTCGATGGCCAGTTTACAACCGTTGAGGACGTCGCTGCCGCAGCGGTGTTCTTCGCTTCATTTCCATCCAATGCGCTCACCGGCCAGTCGCTGGTCGTGAGCCACGGTTGGTTCATGCAATAAGCATCGAGACTCATGGCCTGAGGCCAGATACCTGGCCGACGATAGTTCGACATCGCCACATTGTAGGTTGGAACCGGCTCCATAGGTTCCGACAAAAACAGCGTCCCAAGACCCGATGGCGCCGATTGATCGCGCAAAGGTATGTGGTTCATCGAACGTATTCATCCGTTACCCATGCGGCAGCCCCGGTTTTGGCGTAATCCTCGTGAACGTTAAGCGACGGCGGAAGCCCGCTTTGTCGGCGTTCCGCCGGATGCGTTCACCTCTGCAGCCATTTCGCAAATGATGGGGCTGTTGCAATCTCGCTGATGCCCGCTTTGGCGATCGCCAGCACGGAAAATGCCGCGCTGCAAGCCTTATCGCACAAAACGTTTCTCGACCCACCATGTGCGCCGAAGAGGACAACGTCTCCGTGCCTCTCTTTGCGTCAGCCGGTCCACGGACCTTCGAGATAACCGCCAGTCACCCGCAGCATGACTTCTTCAACGACAACTGTGCCCCAAACTTTGCGAACTGTAGTATTGATAGCGCGGACGACTTCACGTTTACGCCCGGTGAGCAAGTACTTTTCGATGACGGCAGAACCGTCGTTCAAGGGGTGCGGGTCGAGCGCTGTCCTGAACGGTGGCGGTGGTCGGGACCGTTGTGACGACGGTCGCGGAACCGATACGGCCACGAGCTGCGAACGGCCGCGCGGCGTGCCGTAAGTCCTGAGCTAGCCCGACAGGATGCGGTGGCGAAGGAATCGCATCGGCCTCACGATCGATGCGGTTCACTTCGTTCACCACATCGACGAGGACGGCAAGGGCCTCGCCCGGCGCCACACCCGCCAGGCCCCGGCCGGGGTGATCGTGAAGCACCGGGTATCCGTATGGACGGTCAAGCGTGCGAGCCGCCGGCCCTTTAGCATCCTGAGGAGCGGGGCGAACCAGTGCTCTTCGATTCGGTGCAGGGGATCGGATGGGCCGGGTACCTGCTCCCCACCCGCCCGCGCGTCCGGCCGGAGCACCACGAGGACATCTCCCTCGATTTCCCCTCGTGTCCAGAGGTCGCAAGCGCCCCGCGGCACAGGCCCGTGCGCGATCTCGCCGTGCCGGGCGAGCCCGAGGCCCAGCACATCGTCGGCAAGCACCCGAGCCCAGCGTACGGGGGTCCTCGCCGGCATCGTGCCGGCGCCCCAGAACCACAGGCTATTGATGGGAGCCTCGCCACGCCCCTCGCGTGCGGCGTTGATCGCGG is a window from the Pseudomonadota bacterium genome containing:
- a CDS encoding 3-hydroxybutyrate dehydrogenase, producing the protein MPLKDKVAVITGAASGIGKEIAHAFSKEGAKVVIADLDQQDADAVADELGARTQRALGVAMDVTDEAQVEAGMTKAIDAFDSIDVLVSNAGIQIVEALDQFEFKQWKKLLAIHLDGAFLTTRAALRQMYKQGTGGSIIYMGSVHSKEASKLKAPYVTAKHGLIGLAKVVAKEGAQHGVRANVICPGFVRTPLVDKQIPEQAKELGISEAEVIRNVMLKDTVDGQFTTVEDVAAAAVFFASFPSNALTGQSLVVSHGWFMQ